The sequence below is a genomic window from Candidatus Methylomirabilis tolerans.
TGTGAAGGCCAGGGCGGTCCAGCGGATGCCGTTTTTCGACTCCTTCGGGAGCAGCGCGAGCACGACTATCCCGACGAGGGGCAGATACGTCATCAGAGATAAGATGGGAAACTCAAGAGCATTCATATGAACCGCAAACCTCCTGTCTCGGGTCCGACAACTGCAATCGGTACTCAGCCGTCAGCGCTGAGCTTTCAGCGCAAACGCGTAGAGATAAAAGAGCCTCGCTATGCCGACAATGAGGACTCATATGCACGTCGATCATTCCCCCACATTGTACTGACTGCTGATAGCTGGGCTGAGCGCTTACAAAAATAGATAGAACACCACCATGCCGACGATGCCAAGCGCCATGGCCAGAATGTAGTTCTGAATGGCTCCTGTCTGCAGCCTTCGCAGAGTAAAGCTTCCACCTTGAATCAGATCGGCGATGGCGTTGACCAGGCCATCAACAATCTTCATATCGTGCCAGGACGAGATCGCACTCAGCCGCATGGTCAGCCAGCTACTGCCGTTGACGGCGCCATCCACCACCCGAGCATCGACTCTCCACAGGAACCCACAGAAACGCTTACCAAAATCGATGAAGATCGCGTCGTATAGCTCATCGACCCAATACTTGTTCAGTAGCAGATTGTAGAGACCGCGCAGCTTGTCCGCCAGCGCCGCGGGTATATCCGGCCGTTTGACGTAGAACAGATAGGCGAGGCCGATCCCGGCCAGCGCAACCGCCAGCGAGACCGCGGCCATCACAAGCTCGGACGCGCCCGCCGCATGCCCGGCAGCCGCAGCCATTGCATGCTCGGCACCCCCTTCCATCGCATGCTCGACGGCCTCGCCGACACCATGCCCGGCAGCCGCCTCTGATCCGTGAGCAGCCTCAAAGATCGGCGCAACGAATTTGTGAAAGAGCCCATGATCCGGGGGGAATCCGAGCGCCAGTCCCGCAAACACCGAAAGGACGCCGAGCACCAGCAGCGGATACGCCATGTTCGGCGGCGATTCGTGCAGGTGATGGGCGGTATGGTGGTCACCGCGAAAATGCCCCGTGAAAACCTGGAAGAACAGCCTGAACATGTAGAAGGCTGTCAGGAAGGCGCCGATCAGCCCCAAAAGCCAGGGGATCGTGAGGCCACGCACAAAGGCATTGAATAGAATCTCATCCTTGGACCAGAAACCCGCCAAGGGGAAGATCCCGGCGTTCGCCAGCGAGGCCAGCAGGAAGGTCCATGTGGTAATCGGCATCGCCTTCCGCAGTCCGCCCATCTTTCTCATGTCCTGCTCGCCATGCAATGAGTGAATGACCGAACCGCAGCCAAGAAACAGGAGCGCTTTGAAGAAGGCATGCGTCCCGAGGTGAAATACCGCGGATGGGTAGGCGCCGGCCCCGGCGCCCAGAAACATGTAGCCGAGCTGGGAGATCGTGGAGTAGGCCACAACCCGCTTGATGTCGTTCTGAACCAGCGCGATGGTCGCCGCGAAGACCGCCGTCAGCGCACCGACCCAGGCCACCACTTCGAGGCTGAACGGGGCTAGATTGAACAGGGCGTTCGACCGGGCCACCATATAGACGCCCGCCGTCACCATCGTGGCGGCATGGATCAACGCGGAGACCGGTGTAGGTCCCTCCATGGCGTCGGGAAGCCAGACATACAGCGGGAGCTGGGCCGACTTGCCTGTCGCGCCCACGAACAGCAGTAGCGTGATGGTGGTGTAGATCCCCGCGCCCAGCGCGGGATCGATGGCCGCAAACACCTCCGTGTACTTCAACGACCCGAAGGTGGTCCAGATAAAGAAGAGTCCGAGTATAAATCCGGCGTCGCCGATTCGGTTGACGACAAACGCCTTCTTGCCGGCATCGGCAGCCGATTTTTTCTCATAC
It includes:
- the nuoL gene encoding NADH-quinone oxidoreductase subunit L: MKLVALVPLMPLIGVLINGLFGAWIKERAHLIAVPAAGLSCLVAFVVFFQTLGGATLDWDVYPWLNVGDLKVPIGFLVDPLSTVMMLVVTFVGFLIHVYSIGYMHGDRGYARFFTYLNLFMFSMLILVLANNYLLMFLGWEGVGLCSYLLIGFWYEKKSAADAGKKAFVVNRIGDAGFILGLFFIWTTFGSLKYTEVFAAIDPALGAGIYTTITLLLFVGATGKSAQLPLYVWLPDAMEGPTPVSALIHAATMVTAGVYMVARSNALFNLAPFSLEVVAWVGALTAVFAATIALVQNDIKRVVAYSTISQLGYMFLGAGAGAYPSAVFHLGTHAFFKALLFLGCGSVIHSLHGEQDMRKMGGLRKAMPITTWTFLLASLANAGIFPLAGFWSKDEILFNAFVRGLTIPWLLGLIGAFLTAFYMFRLFFQVFTGHFRGDHHTAHHLHESPPNMAYPLLVLGVLSVFAGLALGFPPDHGLFHKFVAPIFEAAHGSEAAAGHGVGEAVEHAMEGGAEHAMAAAAGHAAGASELVMAAVSLAVALAGIGLAYLFYVKRPDIPAALADKLRGLYNLLLNKYWVDELYDAIFIDFGKRFCGFLWRVDARVVDGAVNGSSWLTMRLSAISSWHDMKIVDGLVNAIADLIQGGSFTLRRLQTGAIQNYILAMALGIVGMVVFYLFL